In the genome of Monodelphis domestica isolate mMonDom1 chromosome 2, mMonDom1.pri, whole genome shotgun sequence, one region contains:
- the TEPSIN gene encoding AP-4 complex accessory subunit tepsin isoform X6, whose translation MAAPQLRDRLSFLHRALKILLYMCSHGSTSFLLALKRNSSFIQEAAVFGGLPDPLHGNSLYQKVRMAAQDLASALFSDTLLPLPSTQSPRPLPSTGMGSQASSYSTLQGFGYTKDRGSSGSAGEALLSTIQKAAEVVANAVLPGHESPTIQSQVLREDTYQPVVAPSAGHSYFAPRKPPLGPTQSVRVRHQPGQAGGGWEEMDSDPSSQNSSQENGELSRASNSGSKSDSDSHSGASREIGDITERVEAVPLSDCLQEMSLVSTVTQGPRVFLTREEVQHFTKECGLLNCEAVLELLNRELGRANECVQMRAMCAIFSLMCSDLLSQDHIFFIIQPKLQQLSEGSPGPVTNKATKILRQFEALCRNHPSHKRPLAQASTGSSRPTLCPTDLLTDVAPLAGGESFLQPVSSSSSLPRDTATVSPTDQEITTISAQGDITPAKRSLEEAEPRLVVSGEHGTGSSQDSSGTNAANGTSEPDTVPESGLLASPTNPCSLFAGMELVAHTGVVVTGAARDEPFRLASSSEVPWRSSRGATSQEVPSPELSAFAFLNA comes from the exons GCCCTGAAAATCTTGCTGTACATGTGTAGCCATGGCTCCACCTCCTTTCTGCTTGCACTCAAACGCAATTCTTCCTTCATTCAGGAAGCTGCAG TATTTGGGGGTCTCCCAGATCCTCTTCATGGAAACAGCTTGTATCAGAAGGTCCGAATGGCTGCCCAG GACTTGGCAAGTGCTTTGTTTTCTGATACTCTGTTGCCTTTGCCTTCCACTCAGTCTCCCAGGCCCCTTCCTTCAACAG gtATGGGCTCCCAGGCCAGTTCCTATAGCACCCTCCAAGGCTTTGGTTACACCAAGGACAGGGGAAGTTCTG GCTCTGCTGGTGAAGCCCTTCTTAGCACCATCCAGAAGGCTGCTGAGGTGGTGGCTAATGCTGTGCTCCCTGGTCATGAGAGCCCCACTATCCAGAGTCAGGTGCTGAGGGAAGACACCTACCAGCCTGTAGTGGCACCCTCTGCTGGCCACAGTTACTTTGCTCCTAGGAAACCACCACTGGGGCCCACCCAGAGCGTCCGAG TGAGGCACCAGCCTGGGCAGGCGGGGGGCGGCTGGGAGGAGATGGACAGTGACCCCAGCTCCCAGAACTCATCTCAGGAGAATGGGGAACTCAGCAGAGCCTCCAACTCTGGCAGCAAATCTGACAGCGATAGCCACTCAGGAGCCAGCCGGGAAATTGGAGATATAACAGAGAG GGTAGAGGCTGTACCACTGAGTGACTGTCTACAAGAGATGAGCCTTGTGAGCACCGTGACCCAGGGacctcgggtctttctgactcgaGAGGAGGTGCAGCATTTCACCAAAGA GTGTGGGCTGCTCAATTGTGAAGCTGTATTGGAACTCTTGAACCGGGAACTTGGAAGAGCCAATGAATGTGTTCAGATG AGAGCCATGTGTGCCATCTTCTCCCTCATGTGCTCCGATCTGCTTTCTCAGGACCATATTTTCTTCATCATCCAACCCAAGCTGCAACAACTTAGTGAAGGGAGCCCTGGCCCTGTGACCAACAAGGCAACCAAG aTCTTGAGGCAGTTTGAGGCCCTGTGCCGAAATCATCCCTCCCACAAAAgacccctggcacaggccagcaCTGGTTCATCTCGTCCCACTCTCTGCCCAACTGACCTGCTGACAGATGTTGCTCCTTTAGCTGGAGGTGAGTCATTCCTGCAGCCAGTGAGTTCTTCCTCTTCCCTGCCCAGGGACACAGCCACAGTATCCCCAACAGACCAAGAAATAACAACTATCTCAGCACAAGGAGACATCACTCCTGCTAAAAGAAGCCTGGAGGAGGCTGAGCCCAGATTGGTAGTTTCAGGTGAGCATGGGACTGGATCTAGCCAAGATTCTTCAGGCACTAATGCTGCAAATGGCACGTCGGAACCAGACACTGTTCCTGAAAGTGGTCTTTTGGCCTCCCCAACCAACCCCTGCTCTTTGTTTGCTGGCATGGAGTTGGTGGCTCACACAGGTGTGGTTGTTACTGGGGCTGCTAGAGACGAGCCGTTCCGGTTAGCATCAAGTTCTGAGGTTCCATGGAGATCATCTAGAGGAGCCACCTCCCAGGAGGTTCCTAGTCCAGAACTATCTGCCTTCGCCTTCTTAAATGCATGA
- the TEPSIN gene encoding AP-4 complex accessory subunit tepsin isoform X1: MAAPQLRDRLSFLHRLPILMKGTSDDDVPCPGYLFEEIAKISHESVGSSQCLLEYLLNRLQSNSCHVKLKALKILLYMCSHGSTSFLLALKRNSSFIQEAAVFGGLPDPLHGNSLYQKVRMAAQDLASALFSDTLLPLPSTQSPRPLPSTGMGSQASSYSTLQGFGYTKDRGSSGSAGEALLSTIQKAAEVVANAVLPGHESPTIQSQVLREDTYQPVVAPSAGHSYFAPRKPPLGPTQSVRVRHQPGQAGGGWEEMDSDPSSQNSSQENGELSRASNSGSKSDSDSHSGASREIGDITERVEAVPLSDCLQEMSLVSTVTQGPRVFLTREEVQHFTKECGLLNCEAVLELLNRELGRANECVQMRAMCAIFSLMCSDLLSQDHIFFIIQPKLQQLSEGSPGPVTNKATKILRQFEALCRNHPSHKRPLAQASTGSSRPTLCPTDLLTDVAPLAGGESFLQPVSSSSSLPRDTATVSPTDQEITTISAQGDITPAKRSLEEAEPRLVVSGEHGTGSSQDSSGTNAANGTSEPDTVPESGLLASPTNPCSLFAGMELVAHTGVVVTGAARDEPFRLASSSEVPWRSSRGATSQEVPSPELSAFAFLNA; this comes from the exons CTCCCAATTCTGATGAAAGGAACGTCTGATGATGATGTCCCATGCCCTGGCTACCTGTTTGAAGAGATTGCTA AAATTTCCCACGAGTCAGTGGGAAGCAGCCAGTGTCTGTTGGAGTACCTCCTGAATCGCTTGCAGAGTAACTCCTGCCATGTTAAACTTAAG GCCCTGAAAATCTTGCTGTACATGTGTAGCCATGGCTCCACCTCCTTTCTGCTTGCACTCAAACGCAATTCTTCCTTCATTCAGGAAGCTGCAG TATTTGGGGGTCTCCCAGATCCTCTTCATGGAAACAGCTTGTATCAGAAGGTCCGAATGGCTGCCCAG GACTTGGCAAGTGCTTTGTTTTCTGATACTCTGTTGCCTTTGCCTTCCACTCAGTCTCCCAGGCCCCTTCCTTCAACAG gtATGGGCTCCCAGGCCAGTTCCTATAGCACCCTCCAAGGCTTTGGTTACACCAAGGACAGGGGAAGTTCTG GCTCTGCTGGTGAAGCCCTTCTTAGCACCATCCAGAAGGCTGCTGAGGTGGTGGCTAATGCTGTGCTCCCTGGTCATGAGAGCCCCACTATCCAGAGTCAGGTGCTGAGGGAAGACACCTACCAGCCTGTAGTGGCACCCTCTGCTGGCCACAGTTACTTTGCTCCTAGGAAACCACCACTGGGGCCCACCCAGAGCGTCCGAG TGAGGCACCAGCCTGGGCAGGCGGGGGGCGGCTGGGAGGAGATGGACAGTGACCCCAGCTCCCAGAACTCATCTCAGGAGAATGGGGAACTCAGCAGAGCCTCCAACTCTGGCAGCAAATCTGACAGCGATAGCCACTCAGGAGCCAGCCGGGAAATTGGAGATATAACAGAGAG GGTAGAGGCTGTACCACTGAGTGACTGTCTACAAGAGATGAGCCTTGTGAGCACCGTGACCCAGGGacctcgggtctttctgactcgaGAGGAGGTGCAGCATTTCACCAAAGA GTGTGGGCTGCTCAATTGTGAAGCTGTATTGGAACTCTTGAACCGGGAACTTGGAAGAGCCAATGAATGTGTTCAGATG AGAGCCATGTGTGCCATCTTCTCCCTCATGTGCTCCGATCTGCTTTCTCAGGACCATATTTTCTTCATCATCCAACCCAAGCTGCAACAACTTAGTGAAGGGAGCCCTGGCCCTGTGACCAACAAGGCAACCAAG aTCTTGAGGCAGTTTGAGGCCCTGTGCCGAAATCATCCCTCCCACAAAAgacccctggcacaggccagcaCTGGTTCATCTCGTCCCACTCTCTGCCCAACTGACCTGCTGACAGATGTTGCTCCTTTAGCTGGAGGTGAGTCATTCCTGCAGCCAGTGAGTTCTTCCTCTTCCCTGCCCAGGGACACAGCCACAGTATCCCCAACAGACCAAGAAATAACAACTATCTCAGCACAAGGAGACATCACTCCTGCTAAAAGAAGCCTGGAGGAGGCTGAGCCCAGATTGGTAGTTTCAGGTGAGCATGGGACTGGATCTAGCCAAGATTCTTCAGGCACTAATGCTGCAAATGGCACGTCGGAACCAGACACTGTTCCTGAAAGTGGTCTTTTGGCCTCCCCAACCAACCCCTGCTCTTTGTTTGCTGGCATGGAGTTGGTGGCTCACACAGGTGTGGTTGTTACTGGGGCTGCTAGAGACGAGCCGTTCCGGTTAGCATCAAGTTCTGAGGTTCCATGGAGATCATCTAGAGGAGCCACCTCCCAGGAGGTTCCTAGTCCAGAACTATCTGCCTTCGCCTTCTTAAATGCATGA
- the TEPSIN gene encoding AP-4 complex accessory subunit tepsin isoform X2 — translation MAAPQLRDRLSFLHRLPILMKGTSDDDVPCPGYLFEEIAKISHESVGSSQCLLEYLLNRLQSNSCHVKLKALKILLYMCSHGSTSFLLALKRNSSFIQEAAVFGGLPDPLHGNSLYQKVRMAAQDLASALFSDTLLPLPSTQSPRPLPSTGMGSQASSYSTLQGFGYTKDRGSSGSAGEALLSTIQKAAEVVANAVLPGHESPTIQSQVLREDTYQPVVAPSAGHSYFAPRKPPLGPTQSVRVRHQPGQAGGGWEEMDSDPSSQNSSQENGELSRASNSGSKSDSDSHSGASREIGDITERVEAVPLSDCLQEMSLVSTVTQGPRVFLTREEVQHFTKECGLLNCEAVLELLNRELGRANECVQMDHIFFIIQPKLQQLSEGSPGPVTNKATKILRQFEALCRNHPSHKRPLAQASTGSSRPTLCPTDLLTDVAPLAGGESFLQPVSSSSSLPRDTATVSPTDQEITTISAQGDITPAKRSLEEAEPRLVVSGEHGTGSSQDSSGTNAANGTSEPDTVPESGLLASPTNPCSLFAGMELVAHTGVVVTGAARDEPFRLASSSEVPWRSSRGATSQEVPSPELSAFAFLNA, via the exons CTCCCAATTCTGATGAAAGGAACGTCTGATGATGATGTCCCATGCCCTGGCTACCTGTTTGAAGAGATTGCTA AAATTTCCCACGAGTCAGTGGGAAGCAGCCAGTGTCTGTTGGAGTACCTCCTGAATCGCTTGCAGAGTAACTCCTGCCATGTTAAACTTAAG GCCCTGAAAATCTTGCTGTACATGTGTAGCCATGGCTCCACCTCCTTTCTGCTTGCACTCAAACGCAATTCTTCCTTCATTCAGGAAGCTGCAG TATTTGGGGGTCTCCCAGATCCTCTTCATGGAAACAGCTTGTATCAGAAGGTCCGAATGGCTGCCCAG GACTTGGCAAGTGCTTTGTTTTCTGATACTCTGTTGCCTTTGCCTTCCACTCAGTCTCCCAGGCCCCTTCCTTCAACAG gtATGGGCTCCCAGGCCAGTTCCTATAGCACCCTCCAAGGCTTTGGTTACACCAAGGACAGGGGAAGTTCTG GCTCTGCTGGTGAAGCCCTTCTTAGCACCATCCAGAAGGCTGCTGAGGTGGTGGCTAATGCTGTGCTCCCTGGTCATGAGAGCCCCACTATCCAGAGTCAGGTGCTGAGGGAAGACACCTACCAGCCTGTAGTGGCACCCTCTGCTGGCCACAGTTACTTTGCTCCTAGGAAACCACCACTGGGGCCCACCCAGAGCGTCCGAG TGAGGCACCAGCCTGGGCAGGCGGGGGGCGGCTGGGAGGAGATGGACAGTGACCCCAGCTCCCAGAACTCATCTCAGGAGAATGGGGAACTCAGCAGAGCCTCCAACTCTGGCAGCAAATCTGACAGCGATAGCCACTCAGGAGCCAGCCGGGAAATTGGAGATATAACAGAGAG GGTAGAGGCTGTACCACTGAGTGACTGTCTACAAGAGATGAGCCTTGTGAGCACCGTGACCCAGGGacctcgggtctttctgactcgaGAGGAGGTGCAGCATTTCACCAAAGA GTGTGGGCTGCTCAATTGTGAAGCTGTATTGGAACTCTTGAACCGGGAACTTGGAAGAGCCAATGAATGTGTTCAGATG GACCATATTTTCTTCATCATCCAACCCAAGCTGCAACAACTTAGTGAAGGGAGCCCTGGCCCTGTGACCAACAAGGCAACCAAG aTCTTGAGGCAGTTTGAGGCCCTGTGCCGAAATCATCCCTCCCACAAAAgacccctggcacaggccagcaCTGGTTCATCTCGTCCCACTCTCTGCCCAACTGACCTGCTGACAGATGTTGCTCCTTTAGCTGGAGGTGAGTCATTCCTGCAGCCAGTGAGTTCTTCCTCTTCCCTGCCCAGGGACACAGCCACAGTATCCCCAACAGACCAAGAAATAACAACTATCTCAGCACAAGGAGACATCACTCCTGCTAAAAGAAGCCTGGAGGAGGCTGAGCCCAGATTGGTAGTTTCAGGTGAGCATGGGACTGGATCTAGCCAAGATTCTTCAGGCACTAATGCTGCAAATGGCACGTCGGAACCAGACACTGTTCCTGAAAGTGGTCTTTTGGCCTCCCCAACCAACCCCTGCTCTTTGTTTGCTGGCATGGAGTTGGTGGCTCACACAGGTGTGGTTGTTACTGGGGCTGCTAGAGACGAGCCGTTCCGGTTAGCATCAAGTTCTGAGGTTCCATGGAGATCATCTAGAGGAGCCACCTCCCAGGAGGTTCCTAGTCCAGAACTATCTGCCTTCGCCTTCTTAAATGCATGA
- the TEPSIN gene encoding AP-4 complex accessory subunit tepsin isoform X4 — MAAPQLRDRLSFLHRLPILMKGTSDDDVPCPGYLFEEIASILFPRRQEKQALKILLYMCSHGSTSFLLALKRNSSFIQEAAVFGGLPDPLHGNSLYQKVRMAAQDLASALFSDTLLPLPSTQSPRPLPSTGMGSQASSYSTLQGFGYTKDRGSSGSAGEALLSTIQKAAEVVANAVLPGHESPTIQSQVLREDTYQPVVAPSAGHSYFAPRKPPLGPTQSVRVRHQPGQAGGGWEEMDSDPSSQNSSQENGELSRASNSGSKSDSDSHSGASREIGDITERVEAVPLSDCLQEMSLVSTVTQGPRVFLTREEVQHFTKECGLLNCEAVLELLNRELGRANECVQMRAMCAIFSLMCSDLLSQDHIFFIIQPKLQQLSEGSPGPVTNKATKILRQFEALCRNHPSHKRPLAQASTGSSRPTLCPTDLLTDVAPLAGGESFLQPVSSSSSLPRDTATVSPTDQEITTISAQGDITPAKRSLEEAEPRLVVSGEHGTGSSQDSSGTNAANGTSEPDTVPESGLLASPTNPCSLFAGMELVAHTGVVVTGAARDEPFRLASSSEVPWRSSRGATSQEVPSPELSAFAFLNA; from the exons CTCCCAATTCTGATGAAAGGAACGTCTGATGATGATGTCCCATGCCCTGGCTACCTGTTTGAAGAGATTGCTAGTATCCTTTTCccaagaaggcaagaaaaacag GCCCTGAAAATCTTGCTGTACATGTGTAGCCATGGCTCCACCTCCTTTCTGCTTGCACTCAAACGCAATTCTTCCTTCATTCAGGAAGCTGCAG TATTTGGGGGTCTCCCAGATCCTCTTCATGGAAACAGCTTGTATCAGAAGGTCCGAATGGCTGCCCAG GACTTGGCAAGTGCTTTGTTTTCTGATACTCTGTTGCCTTTGCCTTCCACTCAGTCTCCCAGGCCCCTTCCTTCAACAG gtATGGGCTCCCAGGCCAGTTCCTATAGCACCCTCCAAGGCTTTGGTTACACCAAGGACAGGGGAAGTTCTG GCTCTGCTGGTGAAGCCCTTCTTAGCACCATCCAGAAGGCTGCTGAGGTGGTGGCTAATGCTGTGCTCCCTGGTCATGAGAGCCCCACTATCCAGAGTCAGGTGCTGAGGGAAGACACCTACCAGCCTGTAGTGGCACCCTCTGCTGGCCACAGTTACTTTGCTCCTAGGAAACCACCACTGGGGCCCACCCAGAGCGTCCGAG TGAGGCACCAGCCTGGGCAGGCGGGGGGCGGCTGGGAGGAGATGGACAGTGACCCCAGCTCCCAGAACTCATCTCAGGAGAATGGGGAACTCAGCAGAGCCTCCAACTCTGGCAGCAAATCTGACAGCGATAGCCACTCAGGAGCCAGCCGGGAAATTGGAGATATAACAGAGAG GGTAGAGGCTGTACCACTGAGTGACTGTCTACAAGAGATGAGCCTTGTGAGCACCGTGACCCAGGGacctcgggtctttctgactcgaGAGGAGGTGCAGCATTTCACCAAAGA GTGTGGGCTGCTCAATTGTGAAGCTGTATTGGAACTCTTGAACCGGGAACTTGGAAGAGCCAATGAATGTGTTCAGATG AGAGCCATGTGTGCCATCTTCTCCCTCATGTGCTCCGATCTGCTTTCTCAGGACCATATTTTCTTCATCATCCAACCCAAGCTGCAACAACTTAGTGAAGGGAGCCCTGGCCCTGTGACCAACAAGGCAACCAAG aTCTTGAGGCAGTTTGAGGCCCTGTGCCGAAATCATCCCTCCCACAAAAgacccctggcacaggccagcaCTGGTTCATCTCGTCCCACTCTCTGCCCAACTGACCTGCTGACAGATGTTGCTCCTTTAGCTGGAGGTGAGTCATTCCTGCAGCCAGTGAGTTCTTCCTCTTCCCTGCCCAGGGACACAGCCACAGTATCCCCAACAGACCAAGAAATAACAACTATCTCAGCACAAGGAGACATCACTCCTGCTAAAAGAAGCCTGGAGGAGGCTGAGCCCAGATTGGTAGTTTCAGGTGAGCATGGGACTGGATCTAGCCAAGATTCTTCAGGCACTAATGCTGCAAATGGCACGTCGGAACCAGACACTGTTCCTGAAAGTGGTCTTTTGGCCTCCCCAACCAACCCCTGCTCTTTGTTTGCTGGCATGGAGTTGGTGGCTCACACAGGTGTGGTTGTTACTGGGGCTGCTAGAGACGAGCCGTTCCGGTTAGCATCAAGTTCTGAGGTTCCATGGAGATCATCTAGAGGAGCCACCTCCCAGGAGGTTCCTAGTCCAGAACTATCTGCCTTCGCCTTCTTAAATGCATGA
- the TEPSIN gene encoding AP-4 complex accessory subunit tepsin isoform X3, with protein MKGTSDDDVPCPGYLFEEIAKISHESVGSSQCLLEYLLNRLQSNSCHVKLKALKILLYMCSHGSTSFLLALKRNSSFIQEAAVFGGLPDPLHGNSLYQKVRMAAQDLASALFSDTLLPLPSTQSPRPLPSTGMGSQASSYSTLQGFGYTKDRGSSGSAGEALLSTIQKAAEVVANAVLPGHESPTIQSQVLREDTYQPVVAPSAGHSYFAPRKPPLGPTQSVRVRHQPGQAGGGWEEMDSDPSSQNSSQENGELSRASNSGSKSDSDSHSGASREIGDITERVEAVPLSDCLQEMSLVSTVTQGPRVFLTREEVQHFTKECGLLNCEAVLELLNRELGRANECVQMRAMCAIFSLMCSDLLSQDHIFFIIQPKLQQLSEGSPGPVTNKATKILRQFEALCRNHPSHKRPLAQASTGSSRPTLCPTDLLTDVAPLAGGESFLQPVSSSSSLPRDTATVSPTDQEITTISAQGDITPAKRSLEEAEPRLVVSGEHGTGSSQDSSGTNAANGTSEPDTVPESGLLASPTNPCSLFAGMELVAHTGVVVTGAARDEPFRLASSSEVPWRSSRGATSQEVPSPELSAFAFLNA; from the exons ATGAAAGGAACGTCTGATGATGATGTCCCATGCCCTGGCTACCTGTTTGAAGAGATTGCTA AAATTTCCCACGAGTCAGTGGGAAGCAGCCAGTGTCTGTTGGAGTACCTCCTGAATCGCTTGCAGAGTAACTCCTGCCATGTTAAACTTAAG GCCCTGAAAATCTTGCTGTACATGTGTAGCCATGGCTCCACCTCCTTTCTGCTTGCACTCAAACGCAATTCTTCCTTCATTCAGGAAGCTGCAG TATTTGGGGGTCTCCCAGATCCTCTTCATGGAAACAGCTTGTATCAGAAGGTCCGAATGGCTGCCCAG GACTTGGCAAGTGCTTTGTTTTCTGATACTCTGTTGCCTTTGCCTTCCACTCAGTCTCCCAGGCCCCTTCCTTCAACAG gtATGGGCTCCCAGGCCAGTTCCTATAGCACCCTCCAAGGCTTTGGTTACACCAAGGACAGGGGAAGTTCTG GCTCTGCTGGTGAAGCCCTTCTTAGCACCATCCAGAAGGCTGCTGAGGTGGTGGCTAATGCTGTGCTCCCTGGTCATGAGAGCCCCACTATCCAGAGTCAGGTGCTGAGGGAAGACACCTACCAGCCTGTAGTGGCACCCTCTGCTGGCCACAGTTACTTTGCTCCTAGGAAACCACCACTGGGGCCCACCCAGAGCGTCCGAG TGAGGCACCAGCCTGGGCAGGCGGGGGGCGGCTGGGAGGAGATGGACAGTGACCCCAGCTCCCAGAACTCATCTCAGGAGAATGGGGAACTCAGCAGAGCCTCCAACTCTGGCAGCAAATCTGACAGCGATAGCCACTCAGGAGCCAGCCGGGAAATTGGAGATATAACAGAGAG GGTAGAGGCTGTACCACTGAGTGACTGTCTACAAGAGATGAGCCTTGTGAGCACCGTGACCCAGGGacctcgggtctttctgactcgaGAGGAGGTGCAGCATTTCACCAAAGA GTGTGGGCTGCTCAATTGTGAAGCTGTATTGGAACTCTTGAACCGGGAACTTGGAAGAGCCAATGAATGTGTTCAGATG AGAGCCATGTGTGCCATCTTCTCCCTCATGTGCTCCGATCTGCTTTCTCAGGACCATATTTTCTTCATCATCCAACCCAAGCTGCAACAACTTAGTGAAGGGAGCCCTGGCCCTGTGACCAACAAGGCAACCAAG aTCTTGAGGCAGTTTGAGGCCCTGTGCCGAAATCATCCCTCCCACAAAAgacccctggcacaggccagcaCTGGTTCATCTCGTCCCACTCTCTGCCCAACTGACCTGCTGACAGATGTTGCTCCTTTAGCTGGAGGTGAGTCATTCCTGCAGCCAGTGAGTTCTTCCTCTTCCCTGCCCAGGGACACAGCCACAGTATCCCCAACAGACCAAGAAATAACAACTATCTCAGCACAAGGAGACATCACTCCTGCTAAAAGAAGCCTGGAGGAGGCTGAGCCCAGATTGGTAGTTTCAGGTGAGCATGGGACTGGATCTAGCCAAGATTCTTCAGGCACTAATGCTGCAAATGGCACGTCGGAACCAGACACTGTTCCTGAAAGTGGTCTTTTGGCCTCCCCAACCAACCCCTGCTCTTTGTTTGCTGGCATGGAGTTGGTGGCTCACACAGGTGTGGTTGTTACTGGGGCTGCTAGAGACGAGCCGTTCCGGTTAGCATCAAGTTCTGAGGTTCCATGGAGATCATCTAGAGGAGCCACCTCCCAGGAGGTTCCTAGTCCAGAACTATCTGCCTTCGCCTTCTTAAATGCATGA
- the TEPSIN gene encoding AP-4 complex accessory subunit tepsin isoform X5 codes for MAAPQLRDRLSFLHRLPILMKGTSDDDVPCPGYLFEEIASILFPRRQEKQALKILLYMCSHGSTSFLLALKRNSSFIQEAAVFGGLPDPLHGNSLYQKVRMAAQDLASALFSDTLLPLPSTQSPRPLPSTGMGSQASSYSTLQGFGYTKDRGSSGSAGEALLSTIQKAAEVVANAVLPGHESPTIQSQVLREDTYQPVVAPSAGHSYFAPRKPPLGPTQSVRVRHQPGQAGGGWEEMDSDPSSQNSSQENGELSRASNSGSKSDSDSHSGASREIGDITERVEAVPLSDCLQEMSLVSTVTQGPRVFLTREEVQHFTKECGLLNCEAVLELLNRELGRANECVQMDHIFFIIQPKLQQLSEGSPGPVTNKATKILRQFEALCRNHPSHKRPLAQASTGSSRPTLCPTDLLTDVAPLAGGESFLQPVSSSSSLPRDTATVSPTDQEITTISAQGDITPAKRSLEEAEPRLVVSGEHGTGSSQDSSGTNAANGTSEPDTVPESGLLASPTNPCSLFAGMELVAHTGVVVTGAARDEPFRLASSSEVPWRSSRGATSQEVPSPELSAFAFLNA; via the exons CTCCCAATTCTGATGAAAGGAACGTCTGATGATGATGTCCCATGCCCTGGCTACCTGTTTGAAGAGATTGCTAGTATCCTTTTCccaagaaggcaagaaaaacag GCCCTGAAAATCTTGCTGTACATGTGTAGCCATGGCTCCACCTCCTTTCTGCTTGCACTCAAACGCAATTCTTCCTTCATTCAGGAAGCTGCAG TATTTGGGGGTCTCCCAGATCCTCTTCATGGAAACAGCTTGTATCAGAAGGTCCGAATGGCTGCCCAG GACTTGGCAAGTGCTTTGTTTTCTGATACTCTGTTGCCTTTGCCTTCCACTCAGTCTCCCAGGCCCCTTCCTTCAACAG gtATGGGCTCCCAGGCCAGTTCCTATAGCACCCTCCAAGGCTTTGGTTACACCAAGGACAGGGGAAGTTCTG GCTCTGCTGGTGAAGCCCTTCTTAGCACCATCCAGAAGGCTGCTGAGGTGGTGGCTAATGCTGTGCTCCCTGGTCATGAGAGCCCCACTATCCAGAGTCAGGTGCTGAGGGAAGACACCTACCAGCCTGTAGTGGCACCCTCTGCTGGCCACAGTTACTTTGCTCCTAGGAAACCACCACTGGGGCCCACCCAGAGCGTCCGAG TGAGGCACCAGCCTGGGCAGGCGGGGGGCGGCTGGGAGGAGATGGACAGTGACCCCAGCTCCCAGAACTCATCTCAGGAGAATGGGGAACTCAGCAGAGCCTCCAACTCTGGCAGCAAATCTGACAGCGATAGCCACTCAGGAGCCAGCCGGGAAATTGGAGATATAACAGAGAG GGTAGAGGCTGTACCACTGAGTGACTGTCTACAAGAGATGAGCCTTGTGAGCACCGTGACCCAGGGacctcgggtctttctgactcgaGAGGAGGTGCAGCATTTCACCAAAGA GTGTGGGCTGCTCAATTGTGAAGCTGTATTGGAACTCTTGAACCGGGAACTTGGAAGAGCCAATGAATGTGTTCAGATG GACCATATTTTCTTCATCATCCAACCCAAGCTGCAACAACTTAGTGAAGGGAGCCCTGGCCCTGTGACCAACAAGGCAACCAAG aTCTTGAGGCAGTTTGAGGCCCTGTGCCGAAATCATCCCTCCCACAAAAgacccctggcacaggccagcaCTGGTTCATCTCGTCCCACTCTCTGCCCAACTGACCTGCTGACAGATGTTGCTCCTTTAGCTGGAGGTGAGTCATTCCTGCAGCCAGTGAGTTCTTCCTCTTCCCTGCCCAGGGACACAGCCACAGTATCCCCAACAGACCAAGAAATAACAACTATCTCAGCACAAGGAGACATCACTCCTGCTAAAAGAAGCCTGGAGGAGGCTGAGCCCAGATTGGTAGTTTCAGGTGAGCATGGGACTGGATCTAGCCAAGATTCTTCAGGCACTAATGCTGCAAATGGCACGTCGGAACCAGACACTGTTCCTGAAAGTGGTCTTTTGGCCTCCCCAACCAACCCCTGCTCTTTGTTTGCTGGCATGGAGTTGGTGGCTCACACAGGTGTGGTTGTTACTGGGGCTGCTAGAGACGAGCCGTTCCGGTTAGCATCAAGTTCTGAGGTTCCATGGAGATCATCTAGAGGAGCCACCTCCCAGGAGGTTCCTAGTCCAGAACTATCTGCCTTCGCCTTCTTAAATGCATGA